The following proteins come from a genomic window of Leptospira bandrabouensis:
- the cueR gene encoding Cu(I)-responsive transcriptional regulator yields the protein MNIGELSKESGVSAKLIRHYEGIGLIPEAGRTENGYRSYQADDIHYLRFIKRSRELGFPLEDIKSLLGLWKNKSRSSKQVKLLAEKHLNELELKLKQLKDMSDTLKNLIKHCHGDHRPDCPILKKLEQNE from the coding sequence ATGAATATTGGAGAACTTTCCAAAGAATCAGGAGTCAGCGCAAAACTCATTCGGCATTATGAAGGGATAGGTTTAATTCCCGAAGCAGGCAGGACAGAGAATGGATACAGATCTTATCAAGCAGACGACATACACTACTTAAGATTTATCAAAAGATCCAGAGAACTTGGTTTTCCGTTGGAGGATATAAAAAGTTTACTTGGATTATGGAAAAATAAATCGCGAAGCAGCAAACAAGTAAAACTTCTGGCGGAAAAACATTTAAATGAATTAGAGCTAAAACTCAAACAATTAAAAGATATGTCCGATACTTTGAAAAATCTAATCAAACATTGCCACGGCGATCATAGACCCGATTGCCCTATTCTAAAAAAATTAGAACAAAATGAATGA
- a CDS encoding heavy-metal-associated domain-containing protein: MVNYEVEGMTCGHCKKTVEKVFAEIGKEATANLDDKSVTVKETLTEAELNQLRERLSEDGYSLGNIK; this comes from the coding sequence ATGGTTAATTATGAAGTAGAAGGAATGACTTGCGGGCATTGCAAAAAAACTGTAGAGAAAGTTTTTGCTGAAATCGGTAAAGAAGCAACTGCTAACCTCGACGACAAATCAGTAACTGTGAAAGAAACTTTAACGGAGGCGGAGTTAAATCAACTTCGTGAACGTTTGAGTGAGGATGGATATTCCCTTGGAAACATCAAATAA